One genomic region from Amycolatopsis sp. FBCC-B4732 encodes:
- a CDS encoding phosphoribosyltransferase, translated as MADEREELSWELFGTASRELAHTIADDGFAPDLILSIARGGLFVAGALGYALDVKNLHVMNVEFYTGVDQRLDLPVMLPPVPNVVDLTSKKVLIADDVADTGATLKLVRDYCLDHVAEVRSAVVYEKPHSTVKCEYVWRHTDRWINFPWSVLPPVVSREGQVLDA; from the coding sequence ATGGCCGACGAGCGCGAAGAGCTGAGCTGGGAGCTGTTCGGCACCGCGAGCCGTGAACTGGCTCACACCATCGCCGACGACGGCTTCGCGCCGGACCTCATCCTCTCCATCGCACGCGGCGGCCTCTTCGTCGCCGGCGCGCTCGGTTACGCGCTCGACGTGAAGAACCTGCACGTGATGAACGTCGAGTTCTACACCGGCGTCGACCAGCGGCTCGACCTGCCGGTGATGCTGCCGCCGGTGCCCAACGTCGTCGACCTGACGAGCAAGAAGGTGCTGATCGCCGACGATGTCGCCGACACCGGCGCCACCCTCAAGCTCGTCCGCGACTACTGCCTCGACCACGTCGCCGAGGTGCGCTCGGCCGTCGTCTACGAAAAACCGCACTCGACGGTGAAGTGCGAGTACGTCTGGCGGCACACCGACCGCTGGATCAACTTCCCGTGGTCGGTGCTGCCGCCCGTGGTCTCCCGAGAAGGCCAGGTGCTCGATGCCTGA
- a CDS encoding GNAT family N-acetyltransferase, whose translation MSDWNTQPTLAGEHVRLEPLTPWHAEGLLEAGTDPGIWAWLSIRQPGDLPAAQRMVEQALADPARRAFAQIDVTSGRVAGTTSYYQVVEQHRILSIGHTWIGADWQRTGLNTESKLLLLQHAFETLDAQRVSWETDIRNLRSQRAIERLGALREGILRAHRIRPDGSSRDTVTYSMVAPEWPAAKARLNERLVTAARLPR comes from the coding sequence GTGAGCGACTGGAACACGCAACCGACGCTGGCCGGCGAGCACGTCCGCCTGGAGCCGCTGACGCCCTGGCACGCCGAGGGCCTCCTCGAAGCGGGCACCGACCCGGGCATCTGGGCCTGGCTGAGCATCCGTCAGCCGGGGGATCTTCCGGCGGCCCAGCGGATGGTCGAGCAGGCCCTCGCCGACCCCGCGCGGCGGGCCTTCGCGCAGATCGACGTCACCTCCGGCCGGGTCGCCGGGACGACGTCGTACTACCAGGTCGTCGAGCAGCACCGGATCCTCTCGATCGGGCACACGTGGATCGGCGCGGACTGGCAGCGCACCGGGCTCAACACCGAGTCGAAGCTGCTGCTGCTCCAGCACGCGTTCGAAACCCTTGACGCGCAACGGGTCTCCTGGGAGACCGACATCCGGAACCTGCGCTCGCAACGCGCCATCGAACGGCTCGGCGCGCTTCGCGAAGGCATCCTGCGGGCGCACCGGATCCGGCCGGACGGCTCGTCGCGCGACACCGTCACCTATTCGATGGTGGCGCCGGAATGGCCGGCCGCCAAGGCCCGGCTGAACGAACGCTTAGTCACCGCGGCTCGCCTGCCTCGGTGA
- the acs gene encoding acetate--CoA ligase, with translation MTEQSPALDNLLTESRTFPPSDDFAAQANAKADLYAEADADREAFWAKQAERLTWDTKWTTVLDWTNAPFAKWFVGGKLNVAYNCVDRHVESGHGEQVAIHWVGEPGDTRDITYAQLKTEVSKAANALASLGVNAGDVVAIQLQMVPEAIFAMLACARIGALHNVVFGGFSPTALRARVDDAAAKVVITSDGQFRRGKAAPMKANVDEALEGAETVEKVIVVKRTGEKLEGDVPWTDGRDLWWHELVDGQSEEHTPEAFDSEHPLFILYTSGTTGKPKGILHTSGGYLTQTAYTHHNVFDHKAGEDVYWCTADIGWITGHSYIVYGPLANRVTQVVYEGTPNTPHEGRHWEIVQKYKVSLYYTAPTLIRTFMKWGAEIPEKYDLSSLRVLGSVGEPINPEAWIWYRENIGAGKAPIVDTWWQTETGAIMISPLPGVTSTKPGSAQKALPGVSAKVVDDTGTEVGHGGGGYLVLDKPWPSMLRGVWGDEERFRDTYWSRFKDQGFYFAGDGAKYDNDGDVWLLGRVDDVMNVSGHRISTTEVESALVSHPTVAEAAVVGATDPTTGQGIVAFVILRGNAVDGGEEAIQALRNHVAKEIGPIAKPRQIMVVPELPKTRSGKIMRRLLRDVAENRQVGDVTTLADSSVMDLISSGLKSGKSEE, from the coding sequence ATGACCGAGCAGTCCCCAGCCCTGGACAACCTGCTCACCGAGAGCCGCACCTTCCCGCCCAGCGACGATTTCGCTGCTCAGGCCAATGCGAAGGCCGATCTCTACGCCGAGGCGGACGCCGATCGCGAAGCGTTCTGGGCGAAGCAGGCGGAGCGGCTGACGTGGGACACGAAGTGGACCACGGTACTGGACTGGACCAATGCGCCGTTCGCGAAGTGGTTCGTCGGCGGCAAGCTGAACGTCGCGTACAACTGCGTCGACCGGCACGTCGAGTCCGGGCACGGCGAGCAGGTCGCGATCCACTGGGTCGGCGAGCCGGGTGACACGCGGGACATCACCTACGCCCAGCTGAAGACCGAGGTTTCCAAGGCCGCCAACGCACTCGCGTCGCTGGGCGTGAACGCGGGCGACGTCGTGGCGATCCAGCTGCAGATGGTCCCCGAGGCCATCTTCGCGATGCTCGCGTGCGCGCGGATCGGCGCGCTGCACAACGTCGTCTTCGGCGGCTTCTCGCCGACGGCGCTGCGGGCCCGCGTCGACGACGCCGCCGCGAAGGTCGTGATCACCTCCGACGGCCAGTTCCGCCGCGGCAAGGCCGCGCCGATGAAGGCCAATGTCGACGAAGCGCTCGAAGGCGCCGAAACCGTCGAGAAGGTCATCGTCGTGAAGCGCACCGGCGAGAAGCTCGAGGGCGACGTCCCCTGGACCGACGGCCGCGACCTGTGGTGGCACGAGCTCGTCGACGGACAGTCCGAAGAGCACACTCCCGAGGCGTTCGACAGCGAGCACCCGCTGTTCATCCTCTACACGTCCGGGACGACCGGGAAGCCGAAGGGCATTCTCCACACGTCGGGTGGCTACCTGACGCAGACGGCGTACACGCACCACAACGTCTTCGACCACAAGGCCGGCGAGGACGTCTACTGGTGCACCGCCGACATCGGCTGGATCACCGGCCACAGCTACATCGTCTACGGCCCGCTCGCGAACCGCGTCACGCAGGTCGTCTACGAAGGCACGCCGAACACCCCGCACGAGGGGCGGCACTGGGAGATCGTCCAGAAGTACAAGGTGTCCCTCTACTACACGGCGCCGACGCTGATCCGCACCTTCATGAAGTGGGGCGCGGAAATCCCGGAGAAGTACGACCTTTCGTCGCTGCGCGTGCTGGGTTCGGTCGGCGAGCCGATCAACCCCGAGGCGTGGATCTGGTACCGCGAGAACATCGGCGCGGGCAAGGCGCCGATCGTCGACACGTGGTGGCAGACCGAGACCGGCGCGATCATGATCTCGCCGCTGCCGGGCGTCACGTCCACCAAGCCGGGTTCGGCGCAGAAGGCGCTGCCGGGCGTCTCCGCGAAGGTCGTCGACGACACCGGCACCGAGGTCGGGCACGGCGGCGGCGGGTACCTGGTGCTCGACAAGCCGTGGCCGTCGATGTTGCGCGGGGTCTGGGGCGACGAGGAGCGCTTCCGCGACACGTACTGGTCGCGCTTCAAGGACCAGGGCTTCTACTTCGCCGGCGACGGCGCGAAGTACGACAACGACGGTGACGTCTGGCTGCTGGGCCGCGTCGACGACGTGATGAACGTGTCCGGCCACCGCATCTCGACGACCGAGGTCGAGTCGGCGCTGGTTTCGCACCCGACGGTGGCCGAGGCCGCGGTCGTCGGCGCGACCGACCCGACGACGGGCCAGGGCATCGTGGCGTTCGTGATCCTGCGCGGCAACGCGGTCGACGGCGGCGAGGAGGCCATCCAGGCGCTGCGCAACCACGTCGCGAAGGAGATCGGGCCGATCGCGAAGCCGCGGCAGATCATGGTCGTGCCGGAGCTGCCGAAGACGCGCTCGGGCAAGATCATGCGCCGGCTCCTGCGCGACGTCGCGGAGAACCGGCAGGTCGGCGACGTCACCACGCTGGCCGACTCGTCGGTGATGGACCTGATCTCGTCGGGCCTGAAGTCGGGCAAGTCCGAGGAGTGA